From the genome of Bactrocera oleae isolate idBacOlea1 chromosome 2, idBacOlea1, whole genome shotgun sequence, one region includes:
- the LOC106618352 gene encoding translation initiation factor IF-2 isoform X2, translating into MEAPPAGMVAPSGPPAPRGGGYRGRGGPMRGSFERGRGRGMGRGHYMGRGGGMMGGGGPPPQGMGPGGRGMRAPRGSGYQGRGSYMPRGGGPPMRGGRPPIYAQPSSVTPAPAADGTVPELAETNNGSATAPEVIAAAPVAVSSNGSVSSLPSRGPPRGRGSFSRGRGGYNSHLNGGMHGMGLGGEHVQMPMRRGGPPRGRGGYGQSISRAPMHSQPHSANTQIAPVPSLKRGAPGGPPGPKRGRYEGGPYSQRPMVPKYHQPMQHAAPMAPPSSYGAPPSHHQQQQSHHSYATHDQSQAVDPYAQSYAAPATQSSYNGYGQSGYATHAQAAPQASSAYSTQGTEYDQSQYQTYSSSSYGTQQDTRYQTYGQDYTQQYGAPAVDYNTAPQADYSQHGQQAYDERAYAGYDSQYQQGYSNAAGYY; encoded by the exons ATGGAAGCACCCCCAGCAGGTATGGTCGCGCCCTCAGGTCCACCAGCACCACGTGGTGGTGGTTATCGCGGCAGAGGTGGACCAATGCGTGGAAGCTTTGAACGCGGTCGCGGTAGAGGCATGGGTAGGGGCCATTATATGGGTCGGGGTGGTGGTATGATGGGAGGTGGTGGTCCCCCACCTCAAGGTATGGGTCCGGGGGGACGTGGTATGCGTGCGCCAAGAGGTTCAGGTTATCAGGGACGTGGAAGTTATATGCCACGCGGAGGTGGACCACCAATGCGCGGTGGACGCCCACCCATATATGCTCAAC CAAGCTCAGTCACTCCAGCCCCAGCAGCTGATGGCACAGTCCCAGAATTGGCAGAAACGAACAATGGTAGCGCTACAGCACCTGAAGTCATTGCTGCAGCACCGGTGGCAGTTAGTTCTAATGGTAGTGTAAGTAGTTTGCCATCTCGAGGACCACCTCGTGGACGTGGTTCCTTCTCTCGGGGACGTGGCGGATATAATTCCCACCTAAATGGTGGTATGCATGGCATGGGTCTTGGTGGAGAACATGTTCAAATGCCAATGAGACGCGGAGGTCCACCACGTGGTCGCGGTGGCTATGGTCAATCAATTTCGCGAGCTCCTATGCACTCACAACCGCATAGCGCTAATACACAAATTGCACCAGTACCATCATTGAAACGTGGTGCACCAGGTGGTCCACCGGGACCAAAACGTGGTCGTTACGAGGGTGGTCCTTATTCACAACGACCAATGGTGCCAAAATATCACCAGCCAATGCAACATGCAGCTCCAATGGCTCCACCATCTAGTTATGGTGCTCCACCTAGTcaccatcaacaacaacaaag ccATCATAGTTATGCGACACATGATCAATCCCAAGCAGTCGATCCGTATGCTCAATCGTATGCTGCGCCAGCAACACAATCATCTTATAATGGTTATGGACAAAGTGGGTATGCTACACATgcacaagcagcaccacaggcCAGTAGTGCTTACTCCACACAGGGTACCGAATACGATCAAAGCCAATACCAAACCTATAG TTCTAGTAGCTATGGCACACAACAAGATACGCGTTACCAGACGTACGGTCAAGATTATACCCAGCAGTATGGTGCGCCAGCTGTTGATTACAATACAGCACCTCAAGCAGACTATTCGCAGCATGGACAGCAAGCTTATGACGAGCGCGCTTACGCTGGATATG ATTCACAGTATCAGCAAGGTTATTCAAATGCAGCTGgctattattaa
- the LOC106618352 gene encoding collagen alpha-1(I) chain isoform X1 encodes MEAPPAGMVAPSGPPAPRGGGYRGRGGPMRGSFERGRGRGMGRGHYMGRGGGMMGGGGPPPQGMGPGGRGMRAPRGSGYQGRGSYMPRGGGPPMRGGRPPIYAQPKQHTGAENNKTVSPVPTASSVTPAPAADGTVPELAETNNGSATAPEVIAAAPVAVSSNGSVSSLPSRGPPRGRGSFSRGRGGYNSHLNGGMHGMGLGGEHVQMPMRRGGPPRGRGGYGQSISRAPMHSQPHSANTQIAPVPSLKRGAPGGPPGPKRGRYEGGPYSQRPMVPKYHQPMQHAAPMAPPSSYGAPPSHHQQQQSHHSYATHDQSQAVDPYAQSYAAPATQSSYNGYGQSGYATHAQAAPQASSAYSTQGTEYDQSQYQTYSSSSYGTQQDTRYQTYGQDYTQQYGAPAVDYNTAPQADYSQHGQQAYDERAYAGYDSQYQQGYSNAAGYY; translated from the exons ATGGAAGCACCCCCAGCAGGTATGGTCGCGCCCTCAGGTCCACCAGCACCACGTGGTGGTGGTTATCGCGGCAGAGGTGGACCAATGCGTGGAAGCTTTGAACGCGGTCGCGGTAGAGGCATGGGTAGGGGCCATTATATGGGTCGGGGTGGTGGTATGATGGGAGGTGGTGGTCCCCCACCTCAAGGTATGGGTCCGGGGGGACGTGGTATGCGTGCGCCAAGAGGTTCAGGTTATCAGGGACGTGGAAGTTATATGCCACGCGGAGGTGGACCACCAATGCGCGGTGGACGCCCACCCATATATGCTCAAC CAAAGCAACATACGGGTgctgaaaacaataaaacagtttCACCTGTACCAACAGCAAGCTCAGTCACTCCAGCCCCAGCAGCTGATGGCACAGTCCCAGAATTGGCAGAAACGAACAATGGTAGCGCTACAGCACCTGAAGTCATTGCTGCAGCACCGGTGGCAGTTAGTTCTAATGGTAGTGTAAGTAGTTTGCCATCTCGAGGACCACCTCGTGGACGTGGTTCCTTCTCTCGGGGACGTGGCGGATATAATTCCCACCTAAATGGTGGTATGCATGGCATGGGTCTTGGTGGAGAACATGTTCAAATGCCAATGAGACGCGGAGGTCCACCACGTGGTCGCGGTGGCTATGGTCAATCAATTTCGCGAGCTCCTATGCACTCACAACCGCATAGCGCTAATACACAAATTGCACCAGTACCATCATTGAAACGTGGTGCACCAGGTGGTCCACCGGGACCAAAACGTGGTCGTTACGAGGGTGGTCCTTATTCACAACGACCAATGGTGCCAAAATATCACCAGCCAATGCAACATGCAGCTCCAATGGCTCCACCATCTAGTTATGGTGCTCCACCTAGTcaccatcaacaacaacaaag ccATCATAGTTATGCGACACATGATCAATCCCAAGCAGTCGATCCGTATGCTCAATCGTATGCTGCGCCAGCAACACAATCATCTTATAATGGTTATGGACAAAGTGGGTATGCTACACATgcacaagcagcaccacaggcCAGTAGTGCTTACTCCACACAGGGTACCGAATACGATCAAAGCCAATACCAAACCTATAG TTCTAGTAGCTATGGCACACAACAAGATACGCGTTACCAGACGTACGGTCAAGATTATACCCAGCAGTATGGTGCGCCAGCTGTTGATTACAATACAGCACCTCAAGCAGACTATTCGCAGCATGGACAGCAAGCTTATGACGAGCGCGCTTACGCTGGATATG ATTCACAGTATCAGCAAGGTTATTCAAATGCAGCTGgctattattaa